A genomic stretch from Setaria viridis chromosome 1, Setaria_viridis_v4.0, whole genome shotgun sequence includes:
- the LOC117851119 gene encoding high mobility group B protein 15 isoform X2 gives MVPIIGGKDLDLHQLYKEVTSRGGIDKVKAENRWREVTASFVFPATATNASFMLKKYYMSLLYHFEQLYFFRVQGWYQEEIDSRTNSIEVKTKAQASHKRKRGTNSSPSDPASSSDSVDVDVIIDGKFEHGYIVTVIMGSKSTKAILYNCTEEPALPTPVPPAASNSTDLKGGRRRRRRRKKLSTTDPRHPKPNRSGYNFFFQDQHRILKPQYPGQDRLISKMIGERWNNLSPEDKAVYQERGVQDKERYRTQLAAYKEEQRTGQPVSNAVPIQQRLPQTEVTIDEVDSKVSEGDMLLSNQGYSSSDESEHSGLKTVDELNTDTSPEMSMETTEMSMETTGSPGHPDPSADGDRFELRRREIPKADEKQSMPPDP, from the exons AT GGTGCCAATTATTGGAGGGAAAGATTTGGATCTTCATCAGCTATACAAGGAAGTCACATCACGGGGTGGTATTGATAAG GTGAAGGCAGAGAATAGATGGAGGGAAGTGACTGCATCATTTGTTTTCCCTGCCACTGCGACGAATGCTTCTTTTATGTTGAAGAAATATTATATGTCACTCTTATATCATTTTGAGCAGCTATACTTCTTTAGAGTGCAAGGGTGGTATCAAGAAGAAATAG ATTCCAGAACGAATTCCATTGAAGTAAAAACTAAAGCCCAAGCTTCtcataaaagaaaaaggggcacCAATTCATCTCCTTCAG ATCCAGCTTCGTCTTCAGATAGTGTTGATGTAGATGTGATAATTGATGGCAAGTTTGAACATGGTTACATAGTAACTGTTATTATGGGATCAAAATCCACTAAAGCAATCCTCTATAATTGCACTGAAGAACCTGCTCTGCCAACCCCAGTTCCACCTGCTGCAAGCAACAGCACTGATCTGAAGGGTGGACGTCGCCGAAGGCGACGTAGGAAGAAACTAAGTACAACAGACCCAAGGCACCCCAAACCAAACAGGAGTGGCTATAATTTCTTCTTCCAGGATCAGCACAGAATCCTTAAGCCACAATATCCTGGACAAGACAGACTGATCAGTAAAATGATTGGCGAACGTTGGAACAATCTGAGTCCTGAAGATAAAGCT GTATATCAAGAAAGAGGCGTACAGGATAAGGAGCGATACCGGACTCAGTTGGCTGCTTATAAAGAAGAACAGAGGACAGGCCAGCCTGTCAGCAATGCTGTGCCTATCCAGCAGAGACTCCCTCAGACAGAAGTGACGATTGATGAAGTAGACTCCAAGGTGAGCGAAGGTGATATGCTGCTGTCGAACCAAGGGTACAGCAGTAGTGACGAAAGTGAGCATTCAGGATTAAAAACAGTAGATGAGCTCAACACCGACACATCCCCTGAGATGAGCATGGAAACAACTGAGATGAGCATGGAAACAACTGGTTCTCCCGGACACCCTGATCCCTCTGCTGATGGGGACCGGTTTGAACTGCGACGGAGAGAAATCCCCAAGGCAGATGAGAAACAGAGCATGCCACCTGATCCATGA
- the LOC117851119 gene encoding high mobility group B protein 9 isoform X1: MSAPAPAAAAAEEEKAVANAAAAAKGKEKAEVLPVAAVAEPGRGRFVAYPAPVAEHADVVADAARFRAVLERLHAHMGTRLKVPIIGGKDLDLHQLYKEVTSRGGIDKVKAENRWREVTASFVFPATATNASFMLKKYYMSLLYHFEQLYFFRVQGWYQEEIDSRTNSIEVKTKAQASHKRKRGTNSSPSDPASSSDSVDVDVIIDGKFEHGYIVTVIMGSKSTKAILYNCTEEPALPTPVPPAASNSTDLKGGRRRRRRRKKLSTTDPRHPKPNRSGYNFFFQDQHRILKPQYPGQDRLISKMIGERWNNLSPEDKAVYQERGVQDKERYRTQLAAYKEEQRTGQPVSNAVPIQQRLPQTEVTIDEVDSKVSEGDMLLSNQGYSSSDESEHSGLKTVDELNTDTSPEMSMETTEMSMETTGSPGHPDPSADGDRFELRRREIPKADEKQSMPPDP, from the exons ATGAgcgcgccggcaccggcggcggcggcggcggaggaggagaaggccgtCGCCAacgctgctgcggcggcgaaggggaaggagaaggcggaggtgctgccggtcgcggcggtggcggagcccGGGAGGGGGCGGTTCGTGGCGTacccggcgccggtggcggagcACGCGGACGTGGTGGCGGACGCCGCGCGCTTCAGGGCGGTGCTGGAGAGGCTGCACGCGCACATGGGCACCAGGCTCAA GGTGCCAATTATTGGAGGGAAAGATTTGGATCTTCATCAGCTATACAAGGAAGTCACATCACGGGGTGGTATTGATAAG GTGAAGGCAGAGAATAGATGGAGGGAAGTGACTGCATCATTTGTTTTCCCTGCCACTGCGACGAATGCTTCTTTTATGTTGAAGAAATATTATATGTCACTCTTATATCATTTTGAGCAGCTATACTTCTTTAGAGTGCAAGGGTGGTATCAAGAAGAAATAG ATTCCAGAACGAATTCCATTGAAGTAAAAACTAAAGCCCAAGCTTCtcataaaagaaaaaggggcacCAATTCATCTCCTTCAG ATCCAGCTTCGTCTTCAGATAGTGTTGATGTAGATGTGATAATTGATGGCAAGTTTGAACATGGTTACATAGTAACTGTTATTATGGGATCAAAATCCACTAAAGCAATCCTCTATAATTGCACTGAAGAACCTGCTCTGCCAACCCCAGTTCCACCTGCTGCAAGCAACAGCACTGATCTGAAGGGTGGACGTCGCCGAAGGCGACGTAGGAAGAAACTAAGTACAACAGACCCAAGGCACCCCAAACCAAACAGGAGTGGCTATAATTTCTTCTTCCAGGATCAGCACAGAATCCTTAAGCCACAATATCCTGGACAAGACAGACTGATCAGTAAAATGATTGGCGAACGTTGGAACAATCTGAGTCCTGAAGATAAAGCT GTATATCAAGAAAGAGGCGTACAGGATAAGGAGCGATACCGGACTCAGTTGGCTGCTTATAAAGAAGAACAGAGGACAGGCCAGCCTGTCAGCAATGCTGTGCCTATCCAGCAGAGACTCCCTCAGACAGAAGTGACGATTGATGAAGTAGACTCCAAGGTGAGCGAAGGTGATATGCTGCTGTCGAACCAAGGGTACAGCAGTAGTGACGAAAGTGAGCATTCAGGATTAAAAACAGTAGATGAGCTCAACACCGACACATCCCCTGAGATGAGCATGGAAACAACTGAGATGAGCATGGAAACAACTGGTTCTCCCGGACACCCTGATCCCTCTGCTGATGGGGACCGGTTTGAACTGCGACGGAGAGAAATCCCCAAGGCAGATGAGAAACAGAGCATGCCACCTGATCCATGA
- the LOC117851082 gene encoding uncharacterized protein, with amino-acid sequence MMNTPRMASPSSSPAPPPASVAAHRISSPQLSPKHRKPRIHRLAVAVAASTRRADRRSQRRTPVERRGRAGSIWVNPNSAPRPGAANRTLRRLVELDDLDAALRLLLGGPSTTSMPAASDSVAEPPAVITCNILIKKLCAGRRLADAERVLAVLRASGAADSVSHNTLVAGYCRDGRLADAERVLETAKASGASNVVTYTALIDGYCRSGRLVDALRLIASMHVAPDTYTYNTVLKGLCGAKQWEEAEELMEEMIRNNCHPNEVTFATQIRAFCQNGLLDRAVELLEQMPRYGCTPDVVIYSTLVNGFAEHGRVNKALKLLDTMLCKPNTVCYNAALKGLCIAGRWEEVGELVAEMVRKDCPPNDATFSTLINTLCQNRLVEYATEVLGKMHEYGYKPDVVSYNTIISCLSEQERVDDALKLLNSMLCKPDTISFNAVLKGLCRAERWCDAAELIAKMFKEDCPIVEMTFNILIDSLCQNGLVNDAIEVFELMPKYGCTPDIVTYSSLINGFSEQGLDEVAFDLFRSMPCKADIFSYNGVLKGLCAAARWDDAGELIADMVRKDCAPNEVTFNILINSLCQKGLVDRAIEVYEQMPKYGITPDIFTYNALINGFSEQGRLEDALKLLSTMCCEPDTISYNSVLKGLCRAERWKDAEKLVTEMLKKNCTPNEVTFKYANQLFMSNKAD; translated from the coding sequence ATGATGAACACACCAAGAATGgcatccccttcctcctcgccggcgccaccaccCGCCTCCGTTGCCGCCCACCGAATCTCCTCTCCCCAGCTATCTCCGAAGCACAGAAAGCCCCGCATCCATCGCCTCGCCGTGGCCGTCGCCGCTTCAACGCGGAGGGCAGACCGCCGGAGCCAGAGGCGGACCCCAGTCGAGCGGCGCGGCAGGGCGGGCTCCATCTGGGTCAACCCGAACTCCGCACCGCGGCCTGGAGCCGCCAACCGCACGCTCCGCCGCCTTGTCGAGCTCGACGACCTCGACGCcgcgctgcggctgctgctcggcgggccctccaccacctccatgcCCGCAGCCTCGGACTCGGTGGCGGAGCCGCCGGCCGTCATCACCTGTAACATCCTCATCAAGAAGCTCTGCGCCGGTCGCCGCCTCGCGGACGCGGAGCGTGTGCTCGCGGTGCTGAgggcctccggcgccgccgactCCGTCTCCCACAACACCCTCGTCGCGGGTTACTGCCGTGACGGCCGCCTCGCCGACGCGGAGCGCGTGCTCGAGACGGCGAAAGCCTCCGGCGCCTCCAACGTCGTCACCTACACTGCACTCATAGATGGATACTGCCGCTCCGGCCGCCTCGTCGACGCACTGCGCCTCATTGCCTCCATGCACGTGGCGCCGGACACCTACACCTACAACACCGTGTTGAAGGGCTTGTGCGGTGCTAAGCAGTGGGAGGAGGCTGAGGAGCTCATGGAGGAGATGATCCGGAACAATTGTCATCCAAATGAGGTGACATTCGCCACGCAGATCCGTGCTTTCTGTCAAAATGGGTTGCTTGACCGTGCTGTGGAACTTCTTGAGCAAATGCCCCGGTACGGATGCACTCCTGATGTTGTTATCTACAGTACCCTTGTCAATGGGTTTGCAGAGCATGGGCGTGTCAACAAAGCGCTCAAGCTACTTGACACCATGTTATGCAAACCTAACACAGTTTGTTACAACGCTGCATTGAAGGGTTTGTGTATTGCTGGACGATGGGAGGAAGTTGGGGAGCTGGTAGCTGAGATGGTTAGGAAGGATTGCCCACCAAACGATGCGACATTTAGCACGCTGATCAATACCTTGTGCCAAAACAGGTTGGTTGAGTATGCAACTGAAGTTCTAGGGAAAATGCACGAGTATGGATATAAGCCAGATGTTGTCAGTTACAACACAATCATCAGCTGTCTTTCTGAACAAGAGCGTGTCGATGATGCCCTCAAGTTACTGAATAGCATGCTATGCAAGCCTGACACAATTAGCTTCAATGCTGTATTGAAGGGTTTATGTAGAGCTGAGCGATGGTGTGATGCTGCAGAGCTTATAGCTAAGATGTTTAAGGAGGATTGCCCTATAGTTGAAATGACCTTTAATATACTCATTGATTCGCTATGCCAAAATGGGCTGGTCAACGATGCGATTGAAGTGTTTGAGCTAATGCCAAAGTACGGATGTACACCTGATATTGTCACATACAGTAGCCTTATTAATGGCTTTTCTGAACAAGGACTTGATGAAGTGGCCTTTGATTTATTTAGAAGCATGCCATGCAAGGCCGATATCTTTAGCTACAATGGTGTATTGAAGGGTTTGTGTGCAGCTGCACGATGGGATGATGCTGGAGAGCTTATAGCTGATATGGTTAGAAAAGATTGTGCCCCAAATGAAGTGACATTCAATATACTAATCAATTCCCTGTGCCAAAAAGGATTAGTTGATCGTGCAATTGAAGTTTATGAGCAAATGCCAAAGTATGGAATTACACCTGATATTTTCACATATAATGCCCTTATCAATGGTTTTTCTGAACAAGGCCGTCTGGAGGATGCCCTCAAGCTGTTGAGCACCATGTGTTGTGAGCCTGACACCATTTCCTACAATTCTGTATTGAAGGGTTTGTGTAGGGCTGAGCGATGGAAAGATGCAGAGAAACTTGTTACTGAGATGCTTAAGAAGAATTGCACTCCAAATGAAGTAACATTCAAATATGCTAATCAATTGTTTATGTCAAATAAGGCTGATTGA